ATCTTACATCTCTCTCCGGATGCGCAGTCATCTCCATTGATTGACTTTGATTGATGTTGTTTTATGCTTTTTCCTATGAAACCATCACCTGAGCCAAGGGTTCTTTCTCTTCTCCACCggctgaaggtttttttttattttctatttggtgCTGTCACCTCTATGTGTTATGAAGCCATAAGGTTTCCTAGAATTCTTAAACCACTACAATTCCACGGTTTCCAAAGAAAGACTTATCCCATGTCTGCTTAACTGGACTGATCAAATTCCTGTGCTTTCCACCAGAGATATTGGACTACAGTCCTACAATTCCTTTGTTTTGTGTGTGGCCAAAGCCTGTAGATCAGCTAATAGTGAACTAATGTTCCTAACTAAAAAACTGCTGACCCTATGTTTGGGCTGTCCTGTTCTGGGCTTCTAGACTTTTGTCCTGAACTAGACTTCTATAATTCTGTCCAGTAATAGACTTCTAAATTTCAGTCCTGTGCTAGACTTCTGTCCTGTACTAGACTTCTGTCCTGAACTAGACTTCTATAATTCTGTCCAGTACTAGACTTCTAGACTTCTGTCCTGTACTAGACTTCTGTCCTGAACTAGACTTCTATAATTCTGTCCTGTACTAGACTTCTAGACTTCTGTCCTGTACTAGACTTCTGTCCTGAACTAGACTACTATAATTCTGTCCTGTACTAGACTTCTAGACTTCTGTCCTGTACTAGAAATCTAGACTTCTGTCCTGAACTAGACTACTATAAATCTGTCCTGTACTAGACATCTAGACTTCTGTCCTGTACTAGACTTCTGTCCTGTACTAGGCTTCTAGACCTCTGTCCTGTACTAGACTTCTAGCCTTCTGTCCTGAACTAGACTACTATAATATTGTCCAGTACTAGGCTTGTAGACTTCTGTCCTGAACTAGACTTCTATAATTCTGTCCAGTACTAGACTTCTAGACTTCTGTCCTGCACTAGACTTTTAGACTTCTGTCCTGTTCTAGATTTCTAATATATATCATAGTTGTGTGCAGTAACACTATAAGGAATAAAGTGGAATAATCCGCCTATCTCTGCTGTATCCATACCCATGGCTTTGGTATGCTGTACATAATATATAAGGTCTTATATAATGTTTTCACTTCTACCTACCCCCATGCTCTCTAATTTTCTGTTGTCTCATTTGTCTCCTTTACATCTGGTGCTCAATGTCCCTTCTAACCTCTTCTTTCATTTGCTCTTCTACATTCTTCTTTCTCTAGATTTATGCACAAACTTTACAGTATGACTTGgcctttctttgctttctgtGTTTTATGACCCCCAAATGCTTTCTCTTCTTTACTCACAGAGACTGGTCCTGTCGTTTGATTTCCCATTCTATGGGCACCCGTTACGTCAGGTCACAGTGGCTACAGGAGGTGAGTCTGAGACCCAGGGGGAGAGACCTTACAGGTCATGTTAGAAAATCATAACTAAAATATCCCAGGTTTGTTTATTTGCCCTTCTTACTTTACAATGGGTCAATAGGTTCTCAAACTGTCAGGGTGGTGGGCTGGGGCTCAGTCTGTAGTGTAATTAGAGTTGAAATCATATACCCTATAgagcactgatccccaaccagtagctcatgagtaacatgttgttctccaacccatttgatgttgctcccagtggcctcaaagcaggagcttattattgaattccaggcttggaggcaagttttggttgcataaaaaacatgcatATCTTTTTGGACTACTAAAAATAATCTCTGTGTGTCCTGCAACTTCATGGTTCATATTCCATATTCAGGGTCAAACTGGCCTGCCACAGGATCTCTTGGTGGGACCAGGTCATAATGGGTCCTAGTCTAGTATAATTTCCATCAGTCTTTTCTTATATTGACTATAAACCTATAGGACCTCAATACCATTTGGCACTGTCTCCATTTGATTGTTATGTGACTGGGTCCTGGAGATCAGGTCAGTAAGACTATTTCTTTCCTTGACCCCAGAAATGATTTTGTAAAAGGTTCTGAAACAATTAGCATGTGAACTTGTGTCCCATACAGGGTTTATCTTCATGGGCAATGTCCTTTATCGCATGCTAACAGCAACACAGTATGTGGCCCCCCTAATGGCAAACTTTAACCCCAGTTACTCCAAAAATTCTACAATCAGCTACCGAGACAACGGTAAGTGTATTCCTATACATTCAATGGAGCGATCGCATACATTCAAACTGATGTCTATGAATGTGACCCACAGGCACGTCGTTCGTTGTTCAGTGGGACAAGGTCCCCCTACATGAGAAGGAAGATGCCGGAGGATTCACGTTCCAGACTGCCCTGCACAAAGATGGCCGCATTGTGTTTGGGTACAAAGAGGTGAGAGTCTAATCAATGGCCAACACAACCCTGTTTCCCATCACTAACCTCATACTTCTCATCCATGCCTGAAAACCGTTCCATGCCCAAACTAACTGATGCCATTTGCCGGATTCAAAGCCCTTTTACTGTGCAATTAATTAATTAGCTATCATGCCTGGTGCCAAGGAACGAGGGCTGTTCATTTTGCTGCACATTACTCACCAGGGTCGGATACTGGCACTGCTTATTACACCGACCCCCTTGTAGCAGGAGCTGTTCTGCACCACTACAACTGCCTCCAATGTCTGCCATTCATAGTCAAGGAGATTTATAGCCTTATCATCTGCAGGCCTTTTAGTGGAAAGAGAACTTTTTATATTGAATACATGCAGCCCACTCCATAAAGGAGATTATATTATAAACGCAGAGCAATTTATTCCACCGCTTCATTAGAAAAGCACTGCGTCTAGGCACAAAGAAGTCACATAAGGTCTAAGAGATAAATGCATCCCTTCTGTACTGCGACTTTAGATGCTTGTGCTATAGAAATAATATGACTTTTTGCTCCTTGTTTAGATCCCTCTGCCGGTCCAGAACATTAGTTCTGCTCAGCACCCGGTGAAAGCCGGTCTCTCGGATGCTTTTATGGTAGTGAACAATAGCCCTGATGTTCCAGGTAGGGAATGGATTAGGGAGAGGTTCAACTATGCAATTATGGAGAGGAGTGACCCTTTACTTCCTAAATGGGTTCTCAATGGACCTCATGGacttcattttagtggttttagaggtttcagAAACCATTTTACACATGAACCCTTCTTGGAAGGTGCTTGTTTTGTAGAGCTTTGTGGTCTTCCCGATCCCCTTAAAGAATaaagaaacatttcattttaaaatccctACTTGATAGAGAGGTACGTCATTTTGAGGGGCCTGTTAACATTGGTTCTAGGGAGTTCAGGTAAATGTTTGTATGGGGATAATAAGTGGGAGTACAGTTGAAAGTCTATTTGTTCTTCTGATGATCTGTAAATGTATTAATCTTGGTCTCCTGTTCACAGAATCCAGAAGAAGGGCCATTTACGAGTATCACAAGGTGCAGCTGGACATGAGCAGGATCCGTAGCCGAACTGCCGTGGAATTCATCCCTTTACCAAGTAatataaaagcactgaaaatcaCAGTAGTCAAGACAGGGATGAATATCCAGGTTGCCAGTTTGGACCTACGTTGAACCATTAAACCTCACCATCCCAAGCAGCCATAGGCTTTCCTTAAGACTAGGGTTTTGTGATGGTTCTGTGAAAGAGTCAAGGTGGAATTCTTATGTTTAGATGCTTAGGCGATGGAAGGGAATTCTCAGAAAGGATCTATAGTTTACTGGTGGGGCCCACACAAACCAGAAGTAACTGAAAAATATAAACTTGGATGACAGATTCTTAACCTTCCTGATAGGGAAAAGGAAAACAGTACCTCCTGCTGTTTAAGGTGGGTCCCCATGGTCcttgtcagtgttggactgggatgtccCTGgctcactagggttgccatctcaaGGATCCACTGCCACCACCTTAGATGCACTACCTTACCAAAGACTACTGGCGCCCAAAGCAGATGAAATTGTTTTATGATCAGagataaatatgttttatcttCTAACCTTTCACAGCTTGCCTGCAGCAGACCTCTTGTGAGCAATGTGTGAGCTCCGTCCCAAATCTCAACTGCAGTTGGTGCCATGTATTAAACCGGTAAGTCATTCCTTCCTTATCTTCACAACtgtttggtcatggaactccttagtAAACTGGGCCACTAGAATCAGACCTGAAGGATTGTTGATATAGTTCCATGAGGAGCTCCACACTAGGAAAGAGGTGGTGTAACATTTTATCACCAATGGCATCTCCAATGCAGTAATCTCCAATTTATTTGATGTTGTGGGCAGATTGTATGAAATACCCCATTTTTATGGACTGGATTTTATGGAAATAATGTTGTCACAAAAAATCCTTCAAGTCAGTGGAGAACCTGTATAGGTCGGGGGCCTTAAAAATACCTTAGAAGGCACCATCCAGCCCATGAGCCTCCAGACAGTCCTGCATTTCAGCGATCCAATTGAGAACCTGTTCTGATGCAGGTGAAAAGAGAAGGAATTCCAGCCATGAGAAATCTATTAGGTGCGATGGATGGGTGGAAGCCACAAATAGGTCATTTTGAGGAGAGCAGAGAGACATGAAGGTATGGAGAGATAAGGGTTGAGATGTATGGAGATGCAATTGACTGAAGTGATAGGAAAGAAACGATTTATAGGTGATACACTGAATAATGGGCAGTCGTAAGGAATTTAAGCAGATTTTGCTTAATTTTGGAGAAAATACCAGTTGCATAGTTTAGGATGAAcagtaaaaaaatgcatttctatgAGTTTACTGATACCAAGAAAATGCGTGTTTTGTTAGTACAACCCTAAAGAGCCCTGGaatccctattcattgaacttaaAGAATACATGGCATATTtctaattatttctttataatcaGCTTTGAAAAACTTTTGTTCATTTTTTCCAAAGACAACAGCCTTCCAAGAGATGTAATGGATTTTGCCCGGGTATTGAGTGGAAAGTGTTTAATAAAATGGACCAGATGAAAGAGAAATGAAAACAGGGGCCGGTGGGGTTTCCTGaaattacattttgggaaaagcAGGACAGAAAAGCAACATTAGGAAAATTAGAGAAATGTGGTTTTGTTGAATCTGGGATCTGTCCTTGGTTCTTTGCAGTTGgtgcttaaatataaaaaacctttaaaacagcTTCAGAGCCTCAGATATTAGATCCATATGTTAATCTCGCTTATTACGCGGTTTCATTCCTTTATCTGCAGATGTTCTAGTGGAATTGATCGCTACCGACAGGACTGGCTCACATACGGTTGTGCTCAACAGGTGAGGACTTGCCAAGCACAAAAGAATATGAACTTTGTTTCTTTATTGACATGACAATATCATTCCATCAAGAAGTGAGTTGAAACCAAAATTACGTTCATTTACTGTCAGAATAATTATGTTTCGTTTTTCATTATTTCCCACAAGTCCCAGTCCACGTCCTGTGAGGTTTTTTCTGACTCTTATACTCCGACCAATGGATCCCTTCTACCCACCTCCTCAGCAGGGGATCAATGGACTCCAACACCCTCAGCTTTTTCCGAGCTTCTAACTACTGAAGGTAGGCACACATAGAGAGGATCCAGGCACCTGCTTGTTTTTAAGAAGGAAGGGGGCAGTATAAAGGTTTTTAGCTTTAGATGTTGTGATTGctccttttgaaaaaaagaaataaaggtaGAGCTAAAAGGTGGCATTTTAAGATGAATCTATAGAGTAGACAGATATATTCTAAATGTCTCCATACATGACCATATTCAATGAGTGGTCTGGACCTGATTTGGTCACTCATACTGGGCCAAATCGAGCTGATCGGATGGTTGACATAAGGCCATCAATTGGATTATCCATTGGGGCCTGTGAAGCATTGGCACGGTCCAATTAATTTCTTTGATGTTGTGGGCAGATTTTATGAAATACCCTATTTTTATGGACTGGATTTTATGGAAATAATGTTGACACAAAAAATCATTCAAGTCAGTGGAGAACCTGTACAGTTCGGGGCCTTAAAAATACCTTAGAAGGCCACATCCAGGCATTGAGCCTAGGCAACCTGACCACCAATATCATCCCCTAATGATTAGGCAGTGGGGGACTGTCCATAGCACTTGAGGGCCTGGACATGGGGTACACAGTGATGGACCTATGTGACTGATATCTGGACATGCCTGGGTGGGATTGTGGGTGCTATGCATGTGCCTCTTTTGTCTATCCCTAGTTCTGCTCATTCTATGTAGACCTGTTGGATATGTGCCAGATTTTatccagatatcagttgggtagGCCCATCACTAGGCCCAATGCATGGGCAGATAAGCACAGAAAGAAACAGTCAGAAACCCATGATCTCCTACTGTTCATCTATCATTAGTCACTTTGCAGGGCTGTATTGAATCTTTTTTGaatcttgattttttcttttgcagatgacactaaaTTGACTCCGTGCTTTGGAGAAGGTGAGTGCAGGATTTCGTCTGGGATGAAGCTTTCCAGTACATAGAATTAAACTCGGCTTTCTTATTCCAGATTTGCAACCGGAGATCCCCAAGCAGCCTTCAGGGACCATTGTGGGCATTGTACTGGCAGTGCTCCTCATCGCTGTTATCATTCTGGCTGTGATTTACATCAGCCGTCACTCAGGCAAACAAGGGCGAAATTGCTGTGCCCAGGTGAGAACAACATGGCAATGGAAGACTCTTCTGAGACACAAAGGGGAGGTAAATTCAAAAATCCTACACAAGCACTTGGCACAGTGACATGACTTCTATGTATCACAACTGAAATGTGTTGTTGTTGTGCTCTCCGGTGCCGTTCATTATAGTGTATGTGGTGCGGAAAGCTGAGGTTCTCCATGGCATGGGTGCCAGCAATGTGAAAGCTAATTCTTATTTTTGCATGTGCTGCCCATGTATGTGGTCACCCAGGACAGACTCCCCCAGACTGGTATTTGGCTGAAAATCAGACAGATATTTATTGGGCAGTTTGAATATCCCATTGGGATTGGGATCCAGCTGTGAATCCTCATGATATTGGCGTCAACAATCaaatcagcctgatttggccctgTGCGTGGGTGaccaaattgggcaaagatccaGATCTTTAAGTGTATGGACTTTACATTCCAGAGATAAGGTTCCATTTCATAACTCCTTCTTTCCAACTATAAAAACTTAAGAGCCTCCTGTCTTATAAGTTTCTTCCCTCAGAGCAGCACAACTTTTAAATTCTGGTGAGTAACGTACTACCCGCCTCCAAATTTGCTCCAGGTCTGGAAACCCACAGCAACTTCTCAGATATTGGCCTTCAAGAAGAAGATGAGCAAATGGTACCTTCTGATTAGTTGCTGTGGGTAAATAGAACTGGCGGATATTTTGCACCTAATTACATTACCCCCTTCTCATCTCACACGTTCCCCTGACTTGTGAATAAATCTACATTCCTACTGCCATTTGTCTAAGGTCAGAAATTGCAGAAAAGCATGTTCTGTAACCTGAAATTGTACTTTTAGGTTTTATATTGACTATAAATGTTTAAGAAACATGGTCATAACTTGTATTTTGTTTGCAGTATCGTCCCCACCAGTGGGCAACAATGAAGTTCCAAAATCACAGCCCGGCTATATACAGGGAGATGGAATCCTCACCAGGACTTGAGAAGGATAACTTTATGGAAACAGAGCCATAAGATAATTTAATCTATGTACAGGATGGAAGGCAGGTCCCCCTACTAAGGGAATCTCACCAAATCCCTGTAGTGAGCCGAGCTTCACAAGAAGACTTATCCTGGGCCACTCTCAGGCCTGTATTGTTCCACTCTCCATTTCCACTGGAGGAAAGTTGAAGTGATCTATGACACTACAGGGGATTCCAGTCAACCTTGAGGACATCTCAAGAACACCCATCTGTAAAAAAGTCAACATTAATCCTGCTTATCATTCTACACCAAGCAAGAACTGCAACACTTGGACAACCAGAAGTCCAGAAGGCATTTTAGTTCACCAATATGAACTTACT
The Xenopus laevis strain J_2021 chromosome 9_10S, Xenopus_laevis_v10.1, whole genome shotgun sequence DNA segment above includes these coding regions:
- the LOC108702500 gene encoding plexin domain-containing protein 1 isoform X1; this encodes MLWVSVLLLSVNSLSQGTDGIWDPSLKPGPGALKQRRWERHIMRSQRDIKGHNGTHVSQDMGGDSLSIDTLPDNQTQVVEDSYSYYTSRVFGPSEHGGMDLWVDFQQEKGNKARVHGILSNTHRQASRLVLSFDFPFYGHPLRQVTVATGGFIFMGNVLYRMLTATQYVAPLMANFNPSYSKNSTISYRDNGTSFVVQWDKVPLHEKEDAGGFTFQTALHKDGRIVFGYKEIPLPVQNISSAQHPVKAGLSDAFMVVNNSPDVPESRRRAIYEYHKVQLDMSRIRSRTAVEFIPLPTCLQQTSCEQCVSSVPNLNCSWCHVLNRCSSGIDRYRQDWLTYGCAQQSQSTSCEVFSDSYTPTNGSLLPTSSAGDQWTPTPSAFSELLTTEDDTKLTPCFGEDLQPEIPKQPSGTIVGIVLAVLLIAVIILAVIYISRHSGKQGRNCCAQVRTTWQWKTLLRHKGEYRPHQWATMKFQNHSPAIYREMESSPGLEKDNFMETEP
- the LOC108702500 gene encoding plexin domain-containing protein 1 isoform X2, with product MLWVSVLLLSVNSLSQGTDGIWDPSLKPGPGALKQRRWERHIMRSQRDIKGHNGTHVSQDMGGDSLSIDTLPDNQTQVVEDSYSYYTSRVFGPSEHGGMDLWVDFQQEKGNKARVHGILSNTHRQASRLVLSFDFPFYGHPLRQVTVATGGFIFMGNVLYRMLTATQYVAPLMANFNPSYSKNSTISYRDNGTSFVVQWDKVPLHEKEDAGGFTFQTALHKDGRIVFGYKEIPLPVQNISSAQHPVKAGLSDAFMVVNNSPDVPESRRRAIYEYHKVQLDMSRIRSRTAVEFIPLPTCLQQTSCEQCVSSVPNLNCSWCHVLNRCSSGIDRYRQDWLTYGCAQQSQSTSCEVFSDSYTPTNGSLLPTSSAGDQWTPTPSAFSELLTTEDDTKLTPCFGEDLQPEIPKQPSGTIVGIVLAVLLIAVIILAVIYISRHSGKQGRNCCAQYRPHQWATMKFQNHSPAIYREMESSPGLEKDNFMETEP